TCGTCCACTACACCGACCTGCCCGGTGCCAACGATGTCGTGACGGTCGATCTCGCCGATCCGAACGCCGGCGGCGTGCAGGTGCGGACGCAGGGGGACCACACGTATGCGGTGCCGACGCAGGCGATGCCGTTGCTGGCCGCCGACCGGCTCGACCCGCGCCTGTTCGACGTCACCGAGTTGGTGGCGATGGGGTACGACGACGCGCGGACCGGCTCCGTGCCGCTGATCGCGACGGCGCCGGAGAACGCCCGTTCCGCCCGGCCTCCGGCCGCCCCCGAGGGCGCGACGACCGTGCACACACTGAAGTCGATCGACGCGACGGCGATGCGCACCGCCAAGGACGACGCCCGTGCGTTCTGGACGGACGTCGCTCCCGGGAAGGCGCCGCGCACCCTCGGCGGCGGCATCGGGAAGCTGTGGCTGGACGGGAAGGTCAAGGCTTCCCTGGCTGACGAGACGTCACAGATCAAGGCGACCGATGCCTGGCAGAAGGGCTACGACGGCAAGGGTGTGAAGGTCGCGGTGCTCGACACGGGCGCCGACCTCGACCACCCGGACCTCGTCGGCCAGGTGGACGTGTCGAAAAGCTTCGTCCCGGGTGAGGATGTCGACGACGGCCACGGCCACGGCACGCACACCGCTTCCACGATCGCCGGAACCGGTGCCGCCTCCGGCGGCAAGGAGAAGGGTGCCGCCCCCGGCGCCCGGCTGCTGATCGGCAAGGTACTGAGCAACAAGGGCAGTTCCGGCAGCAACTCCGATGTCATCGCCGGCATGGAGTGGGCCAAGGACCAGGGCGCGGACATCGTGTCGATGAGTCTCGGAACCCCCGACGGGTCCGACGGCGAGGACCCCATGTCCGAGGCCGTGAACACCCTGTCGGCGAACGGCGGCCCACTGTTCGTGATCGCCGCGGGCAACGCCTACGACCCGGGCACCATCGGCGCCCCGGGCGCCGCGGCCTCGGCGCTGACCGTCGCCGCCGTCGACAGGAACGACGAGCGCGCGGAGTTCTCCAGCCAGGGCCCGCTGACCGGCACGCACCAGCTCAAGCCCGACGTCTCGGCGCCCGGTGTGGACGTCTCCGCCGCCGCGTCTCAGTCGGTGCCCGGCTGGACCGGCGGCTTGTACCGGACGATGAGCGGCACGTCGATGGCGACGCCACTGGTCGCCGGCACCGCCGCGATCCTGAAGGAGCGGCACCCCGGCTGGAGTGGTGAGCGCATCAAGAACGTGCTGATGAGCACCTCGCACCGCACCGACGAGACCCCCTTCGAGACCGGCACCGGCCGCGTCGACACCGTCGCGGCGATGGACTCCACGATCGAGGCGACCGGCTCGGTGGCCGCGGCCACGTACAACTGGCCGAACGCCGACGCCAAGGCGGCCACCCGTACGATCACCTACCGCAACGACGGCGACGCGGACGTGACGCTCGACCTCGCCACGGGCACCGAAGGGGACGCGTACACGCTGTCCGCCTCCTCGGTGAAGGTCCCGGCGAACGGCACCGCGGAGGTCACCCTGACTCTCGACCCCTCGAAGGCCGCCGCGGGCACCACGTTCTCCGGCCAGGTCGCGGCCACGGACGCCGCCTCCGGCGCCGTGGTGGCGCACACCGGGTTCGGTCTGTTCAAGGAAGCCGAGATGTACGACTTCACCATCAAGGTGAAGGACCGCGACGGCAAGCCCGCGTCGGACTCGGTGGCGTTCTACGACGCGGCCGCCGCCCTGCCCTCGTACATCAACGTCGACGGCGAGAAGACCCTGCGCCTGCCGCCGGGCCGCTACTCCGTCTCGTCGTACATGGACGTGCCGGGTGAGAGCTCCGACTCGCTCGGCGAGGCGCTGCTGATCTCCGACGAGGTCACGTTGGACGCCGGGCACAAGCAGGGCACCGCCGTCCTCGACGCGACCCGGGCACGCAAGGTGTCCGCGGTCCCGGAGCGGAAGAGCGAGACGTCCCAGACGGTCTTCGGCCTGTCGCGCCAGTACGCCGACGCCGCGCAGCACGGCTGGTCCACCTCGCTGTTGCTGCCTGCCAAGTACGACTCCGTCTACCTGACGCCGACCGAGCAGGTCGCCGACGGCTCGCTGAAGGCGTTCATGAGTTGGCGGATGCGCCAGCAGGCGCTCGCCGCGACGACCGGAACCCGCCGCGAGGTCACGCTGGTCCCGCAGGGCGGCACCGCGTACCACGACGGCACCGACACCCTGAAGACCGTCTACGCGGGTCAGGGTGCGGCAGCCGACTACGACGGGGTCGACGCGCGCGGCAAGGCCGTCGTGATCGACCGCAGCGACGCCGTGACCGCGGCCCAGCGCGCGCAGGCCGCCTCGGCCGCCGGCGCCGCGATGCTGATCGTCGCGCACGACACCCGTGGCCGCCTCTACCAGACGTACAGCGGAGGCGGTGACGTCACCATCGCGTCGGTGCCGCAGGCGGACGGCGCGCTGCTGATCACCGAGGCGAAGTCCGGCCGCGGCACGCTGCGGGTGACGCAGCGGCAGTTCCCGGACTACACCTACGACCTCGTCGAGAAGTTCGACGGCCGCATTCCGGACAGGTCGCTGGCCTACAAGCCGGACAACGGCGATCTGACCCGTCTGAACACCAGCTACTACGGCGCCAAGGGCACGCTCGGACTCGGCGGCCGGTACTTCGTCCCGACGTGGAGCCCGGCACTCGGCGGCGACTCGTACGAGCAGTACGGGCGCACCCGCACCGAGTACGTGACCCCGGACACGAGCGACGTCGGCGCCTGGTGGGAGCAGCACCAGGGCCTGGGTGACGCGGCGAACTACTGGGAGAGCGGCTATACGCAGGCGCCCGCCGCCCGGTCTGCGGAGGCCGCCTGGTTCAAGCCGGTGCAGGCCCCGCGCCCGGCCGACGGCTACTCCGTCTACGCCACCGGCAGCAACACGCTGATCTGGAACATCCCGATGCTGTCGGGCGGCGACGCCGGCCACGTCGGCTTCGGCGGAACGGCCCGGACCTCGCTCCACCGGGGCGACACCCAGCTGGCGCAGGTCGACTCCCGCGCCGGCCGGGCGTACAACCTGACCACGGGCTCGTACCGGCTGGTGGCCGCAGGGCAGCGCGGAACGACGGCGTGGAGCACCTCCACGACGACCAGCACCACATGGGGCTTCGACTTCAAGGCTGCGCCTGCGGGCACCCTGGCCCGGCAGGACGTGCCGATGCTGAACCTCGGCTACGACGTCGACACGGACCTCCAGGGAGCGGCGCGGGCCGGCAAGCACCTGCGACTCGGCCTGCACGCGTACTCGTTCCCCGGTGACGTCACGGCGGACTCGGCCACTCTCCAGGTGTCGTACGACGACGGGGCGACCTGGCGCGACGCGAAGCTGAAGCGGGCCGGTGACGGCCGGTGGACGGCGCAGCTGGACACACCGCGCAACGCCCGGGCGATGTCGCTGCGGGCCGGCGCCACCGCACGCGGCGGGCTCTCCGTCCAGCAGGACGTCATCAGGGCGGTCACACTGCGCTGACCTCGCAACGACCCCGGGGGCGGGGGTGAGCCGGTGCGACCGGCTCACCCCCGCCTCGTCACACCCAGCCCCGGTCTCTCGCGTGCCACCCCAGCTGGAGACGGGTCGTCGCGTCGGTCCTCACCATGAGCGCCTGGAGCCTGCGCTGCACGGTGCGCACCGACAGCCGCACCTGACCGGCCACCGCCGTGTCCGTGAGACCGGCGAGCAGCAGTCGCAGGATGTGCGCGTCGAGGTCGTCGATCTCCGCGTGCGGCAGCTCCTGGTACGGGCGGGCACGCCCCCACACCTGCTCGAACAACTCCCGCGCCACATGGGCCAGTCCGCCGCGCAGCACCACCGCCGGGTCCACGTCGGCGTCCCGTCCGTGCAGCGGCAGCATCGCCACCGCGCCGTCGCACAGGATGAGCTTGTAGGGGACCTCGGTGACCGTGCGTACGTGGACCCCGTCGGCCAGTGACTGCGCCACCTGATCCGCAGCGCCCGGCTCGCCCAGGAATCCCTGATCGATGACGGCCCGCACCCGCACATCGCGCGACATGGCCGTCACTTCCGCGCTGTCCGCCGGGGTGACCGCCTGGGGTGTGCCGGCGGAGAAGATGTCGATGGTGCTGCGCGCGGAGAGCTGGAGTTGGAGATAGCGCGTGCGGATCGCGTCGGTGCCCTCGACGATCTCCACGAGGTCGCGCTGGGCCCGGTCGGCGGTCGCCGTGCGGTACGTCTCCGCGAGCCGCGCCACCGCGAGTTCGGCGCGCTGGAGGCGTTCGCGGTGGGCGGCGAGTTCGGCCCCGAGGGCGACGGCGGGAGGCGCGGCCGCATAGCGCAGGCCGTCGGCCACCCGCAGGACCAGCCCGCGGTCGGCCAGGGTGCGCAGCGCGGCGGCGGTCCGCTGTTCCGGCAGGCCGACCGCGTTGGCCAGCTGTTCGTAGCCGGGCGAAGGCAGCGCTATCAGCACCTGGTACACCGAGTCCTCGTCCGCCGTGAGGCCGAGATCCTGCAGGCTCATCGGCGCCCACCTCTGTTCTCCTCGTACGCACCGGACCGTGCCGCCTGAAGTGTCGCAGGTTGCCGGCGGCGAACCGGCCACGGCCACGGCCGCGACCGCGGCCGGCACCCGGCATTTCCGTGGAACGTACGATGGCCCTCATGCGAAACCGCCCCATCCCCGGCAGCTCCGGCCTCGTCCGGACCATGAGCCTGCTCGGTGACCCGGTGCTCCACGCCGCGTGCGAGCCCGTCACGGACTTCGGGCCCTCGCTCGCCCGGCTGGTCGAGGACATGTTCGCCACGATGTACGCGGCGCAGGGCGTCGGTCTCGCCGCCAACCAGGTCGGTGTGCCGCTCCGGGTGTTCGTCTTCGACTGTCCCGACGACGAGGACGTCCGCCATCTCGGGCATGTGGTCAACCCCACGCTCGTCGAGGCGGACGGCGTCACGGTGCGTGGCCCGGAGGGCTGCCTCTCCCTGCCGGGGATCGAGGCGGGCACACCTCGCTACGACCACGCAGTGGTCGAGGGGCTGACGGTCGGGGGCGAGCCGGTGCGGATCAGCGGGACGGGCTTCTTCGCCCGTTGCCTCCAGCACGAGTGCGACCATCTCGACGGTGCCGTCTACACGGACCGGCTGACCGGGCTGCGCCGGGCACGCGCGCTGCGTGCGGCCCGCCGGGCGCCCTGGGGGCGCACCGGTTGACCGGCGGCTTCAGAACCCGGTTCCGCCGGGGCGGTCGCCGACCTCGGCCAGCCTGCCCCAGAGCAGATCGGCCAGACTCCGTACCAACTGCTCGCGCGAGCAGGGGCGTTCGCTCAGCCACCAGTCGCCGGCCGCTTGTGCCATGCCGATGATGCCGTGGCCCCAGATCCGGGCCATCTGCTGGCTGTCCGGGCCGAGATCCACCCGTTCCGCGATGACTGTGGCGAGCTCCTCGCCGAGGCGGCGCAGCAGTGGGGCCGAGTGCCGCCCCACATCGAAGCCCTGCTCGGACGAGGGCGCCGCGTCGTCGGACGGGTGCATCAGGAAGCGGTAGACCTGCGGACGCGCCTCGATCGCCGCGAGATAGGTGTCGAGCGTCGCCTCGATGCGTTGGCGGCGGTCGGCGGGGGCGTCGAGCGCGGCCCGCAGGGCGCTCAGCAGTGCGTCGGTGTGCCGCTTGGCCAGGGCGCGGTAGAGGCCGCCCTTGTCGCCGAAGTGCCGGTAGAGGATGGGCTTGGTGATGCCGGCCTCTGCCGCGATGGCGTTCATCGATGCCCCGGGGCCGTCCCTGAGCACCACGCGGTCGGCGGCCTCCAGCAGCTCGCGGCGGCGGCTTTCGGCCGCGGTCCGCTGTCGCTCGGCCTGTCGTGTGGTCTCCATGGCGTTTCTCCCACCCCTGGCCCTGCATGTCCGTCCTGCCTGCGCAACGTAACACCCTGCCCAGCGGTGCGTGGATCGCCGCCCGAGCGGTTGACACAGGCTACTTGTCGGTAACAGACTGTGGTTACCGCAAGTAACCAGATTTTGACGGCAGCACGTGGAGGGGAACATGGCCGAGTTCACGCTCGATCTCAACGACGACCAGAAGCAGGTCCGTGACTGGCTTCACGGCTTCGCCGCAGACGTGATCCGTCCGGCAGCTTCGGAGTGGGACGAGCGTGAGGAAACGCCCTGGCCCGTCATCCAGGAGGCCGCCAAGGTCGGAATCTACTCCCTGGACTTCTACGCGCAGCAGTTCTTCGACCCGACGGGCCTCGGCATCCCGATGGCGATGGAGGAGCTGTTCTGGGGCGACGCGGGCATCGCCCTGTCGATCGTCGGTACGGGCCTGGCGGCCGTCGGCGTCCTCGCCAACGGGACCGAGGAGCAGATCGGCACCTGGATCCCGCAGATGTACGGCGACGCGAACGATGTGAAGGTCGCCGCCTTCTGTTCCTCCGAGCCCGACGCCGGTTCCGACGTCGCCTCGATGCGTACCCGCGCGGTGTACGACCAGGCCAAGGACGAGTGGGTGCTCAACGGCACCAAGACCTGGGCGACCAACGGCGGCATCGCCAACGTCCACGTCGTGGTCGCGGTCGTCGACGCGGAGCTCGGTTCCAAGGGGCACGCCTCCTTCATTGTGCCGCCGGACACCGCGGGCCTCTCGCAGGGCCAGAAGTTCAAGAAGCACGGCATCCGCGCCTCGCACACCGCCGAGGTCGTCCTGGAGGACGTGCGCGTCCCGGGCCACTGCCTGCTCGGCGGCAAGGAGAAGCTGGACCAGCGCCTGGCCCGGGCCCGCGAGCGTGCCGCCTCCGGTGGCGGCGAGCGCGTGAAGAACGCCGCGATGGCCACGTTCGAGGCGTCCCGCCCGGCCGTCGGCGCGATGGCCGTCGGCACCGCCCGTGCCGCGTACGAGGTCGCGCTGGACTACGCGAAGACCAGGACCCAGTTCGGCCGTCCGATCATCGACAACCAGGGCATCGCCTTCCAGCTCGCCGACATGCGCACCCAGATCGACGCGGCGCGCCTGCTGGTCTGGCGCGCCTCGTGGATGGCGACCGCCGGCAAGCCGTTCGAGTCGGCCGAGGGCTCCATGTCCAAGCTGTACGCGAGCGAGACCGCCAAGAAGGTCACCGCTCAGGCGATCCAGATCCTCGGCGGCAACGGGTTCACCCGTGAGTACCCGGTGGAGCGCATGCACCGCGACGCCGCGATCTACACGATCTTCGAGGGAACGAGCGAGATCCAGCGCCTGGTGATCGCCCGCACGCTGTCCGGGATGCCCATCCGCTGACGCCCCGCAAGGCCGCCGGTCCCGGCCCCGCTCCCTGTCGCGCCGACAGGGGGCGGGGGCCGGTGCGAGGATGCTCAGGCGGGGAGCTGCGCCTCGATGGCCGCGACGACCTCCGGGGCCTCCGGCTCCGTCCGGGGGCGGATCCGGGCGACCGGCTCACCCGCGGGGGAGATCAGGAACTTCTCGAAGTTCCACTGGACGTCACCGGCCTCGCCGTCCGCGTCCGCGAGCCGGGTGAGCTCCGTGTAGAGCGGGTGCCTGCCGGCACCGTTGACATCGGTCTTCGCCAGCAGCGGGAAGCTCACCCCGTACGTCGTCGAGCAGAAGGTCTGGATCTCCTCCGAGCTCCCGGGCTCCTGGCCGCCGAACTGGTTGCACGGCACGCCGAGCACCGTGAAGCCGCGGTCCCCGTACTCCTTCTGGAGCCGCTCCAGACCGGCGTACTGCGGGGTCAGCCCGCACTTGGAGGCGACGTTCACCAGCAGGACCGCCTGGCCGCTGTAGGCGCCCAGCGTGGTCGGCTCGCCGGTGAGCGTGTGGAGCGGGATGTCGTGCAGCGTCATGGGTGTCTCCTAGTCATTTGTCTTCCACGGCCATTGTCACGCCCAGAGGTTCATCGGTACGAAGCCGGTCGCCCGTCCGTCCGGATCCAGCAGCCGGCCCATCAGTTTCACCGCGCGCAGCGCGACCGCGCGGTCGGCGATCCGCAGATGGGGGATGGTCGCGGCGAGGCGGACCTCCAGGGCCTGGGCATCCACCAGGGACGAGACCCAGACAGTGGCGATCAGATTCTGCGGACCGGCCAGGCCCAGGCACTGCCTGATCTCCGGGAGCTTCGCCAACTCCCTTGCCGTGGCGTCCAGATGCTCGGCCGCCACGGTCCCGAACAGGGTCACGGCGACCGGTGAGCCGGACAGCGAGCGGGCCAGGTCGCAGCGGAGCACGAGGCGTCCTGTTTCCAGCAGCCGGTTCAGCCGGCGGCTCGCCGTGTTCACCGAGACGCCGAGGGTCTCGGCGAGTTCGCTGAGGGACATGCGTCCGTTCTCGCCTATCGCCGTGACGAGCTCGGCGTACTCGGGCAGATGCTGTGTGTCGCCCAGCGCCGACCGGCGGGACGCGGCCAGAGTCTCCTGCTGGCTGCGGCTCAGGCTCGTCAGCCGCCACACGCTGCCCTCGGTGTAACTGCGGGTGATCAGATGGGCACGGGTCGCCGCGATTCCGGGGGTGGTGCCCAGCCGGTCCACGATGTAGCTCGAGAGTGCGCCGAAGCCGGTGGCCATCGCGGTGATCAGGAGGTCGCGCCCGCCCGCCGCGTGCTCCACGGTCACCGCGTGCGGGTCCGCCGACAGGAGCTCGGCGACCGCTCCCGCCTGTCCCGGCGCGCAGTCGATCTCGATCAGCGCGCCGGCCCCCGAGCCGCCGTACGGATACGCCGTCACCCAGGCGTGGCCGGCGGCCCGCAGCCGCTCCCATCGCCGGGCCACGGTCGCGGCATCGACCTCCAGGGCCTTCGCCAGCTCGGTCCAGGGGGCCCGTGGGTTGATCTGCAGAGCGTTGACCAGGGCCAGGTCCAGCTCGCTGAGTGAGGGCAGATTTTCAGTCATCGAGAGTCCGTACTGACGGGTGCTTTGGGAAAAGACTGCATTCGATCAAGATTCACGACAGGGATCGGCAATTTCAAGCGGAATGTTGAGCGGAGATTAGCATCGCCGTACCTCATCAGATCCAGCCACATCCGACTCCGGAGGCGCCGCGTGCAGCAGCCTTTCGCCACCCTCGCCGACGCCGCCGCGGCCCTGCGGTCGGGCACCGTCGGCAGCGAGGAACTCGTCACCGCCGCCCTCGCCGACGCCGAGGTGCTCGATCCGCTGCTCGGTGTGTACGTGACCCGCTTCCCGGAACGGGCGCTGGCCGCCGCCCGGGCGGCCGACTCCCTGCCCGCCGCTGAACGCGGCCCCCTGCACGGACTGCCCCTCGCGGTGAAGGACAACCTCGCCACCGTCGAGGGCCCGGCCACCGCGCAGAGCCCCGTCCATGACCCGCACTGGTGGCGCGGGCTCGACGCACCGGCCGTCGCCCGGCTGCGCGGTGCGGGGGCGGTCGTCCTGGGCAAGACCACCATGGCCGAGTACGCCATGGGCCGCCCCGACCCCGCCCACGACTTTCCGGTGCCCCGCAATCCCTGGGACCCCGAGCGGTGGACCGGCGGATCGAGCACCGGAAACGGTGCGGGCATCGCCTCGGGACTCTTCCTGGGGGCCCTCGGCAGCGACACCTCCGGCAGCGTGCGGCTGCCCGCCGCGCTGTGCGGAGCCACCGGCCTCAAGACCACCTTCGGACTGCTGCCCGTCGACGGCTGCATCCCGCTGAGCCCTTCGCAGGACGTCCTCGGCCCGATGGCCGTCACCGCCCGCGACTGTGGACTCCTCCTCGGCGCGATGACCGGGCTGCCGCCCAGGGCTCCCGCGCCGGACGGGGTGCGCGGACTGCGCATCGGTGTTCCGTACGGACTGCTCGACGCTCCGGGCGTCACCGCCGAGTGCCGCACCGCATTCCAGGACGCGCTGCGAACCCTGCGTGAACTCGGCGCGGAAATAAGGGAGTTCGATCTGCCGGAGTTCGGCGGTCTGCTCGCCGTCAACGCGGTCACCATGCTCGCCGAAGCCTTCGCCGCGCACAGCGAGCGGCTCGCCGCCGACTGGGACGGGCACGGGCGGGCCTTTCGCAGGCTGGCCGCCGCGGGCGGACTCGTCCCGGCACACCTCTACCTCCGCGCCCAGCGCACCCGCGAACAGCTCACCGCACAGCTGCTGGCGCGGATGGACGGCCCCGGCGGCGTCGACCTGATCGCCACCCCGACCTGGCCCGCGCCCGCACGGCCGTACGCACAGGAGGCCGCGCCCGGCGAGGAACTCAACCTCACCGGCGTCTGGAACCCCACCGGCTTCCCGGCCCTCGCCCTTCCCATGGGTGCCGGCCCCACCGGGCTGCCCCTCTCCCTCCAACTGGCCGGCCGCCCCCGCAGCGAGCACACCCTGATCGCCGCGGGCGACGCCTACCAGTCCGCCACCACCTGGCATCTCCGCCGGGCCGCGCCCGACCCCGGGCAACGGCCCACCCCGCTCCAGGACCCGGACGGCGGGCCGGCGCACACATCCCCGACGCCGTCCGCAGCCACCCCCGGCGACGCCTTCGCCGATGCCGGGGCCGCACTCGCCGCGATCGGCATTACACCGGGCCCCGCCGATCTGGCCTTCGCCCGGACCGTGGCCCGCTCACTCCTCGAAGCGGACCGCAGGCCCGCCGCCTGACCCGGCCGGCCGGGGGACCGCCCTCGCCGACACCGCCCTTTCCCGAATCCCCTGCCCCACCCTCACCCGCCGCGCCCGTGCGCGCGGCCGTGCCCAAGTGGAGAACCCATGTCGCGTATCCAGCCCACCGCGGGCGCCGGCGCGCCAGGCCTCGGCGCCACCCGTGTCGCCGCGGTCGTCGGATTCCTGGTCTTCGTCGAGCTGACCAGCGGCATCATCCAGGGGATGATGCCGACCCTGCTGCCCGAACTCGGCTCCGTACTGCACGTCGGCGCGGGCGACCTCAACTGGGTCAACGCGGCGCAGCTCCTGGCCGCCGCCGTCTCCGTGCCGCTGTTCGGCCGCCTCGGGGACATGTACGGGCATCGACGGCTGCTGCGGATCGCCGTCCTCTGTCTCGCCGTCGGTTCGGTACTGGTCGCCTGGGCACCCTCGTTCGAGGTGCTGCTGGTCGGCCGTGTGCTGCAGGGACCGCTCGCCGCGCTCCTGCCCCTGGAGATCGGACTGGTCCGCGACCGGCTGGACGCCGCGGGCGCCCGGAGCGCCATCGCCATGCTCGTCGGCGCGCTGACCTTCGGCGCCAGCGCCGGCATGGTCATCTCCGGACTGCTCCGTGAGGTCATCTCCTCCGTGCACGGCGTCCTGTGGATTCCCGCGGCCGCCACCGTCCTGTGCGCCGGAGTCGTCTTCTTCCTGGTGCCCGAGTCCAAGACCCGGGCCGAGGGCAGGGTCGACTGGGCCGGCGCCGGACTCCTCAGCGTCGGACTCGCCACGCTGCTGCTCGGCATCTCCCAGGGACCCAAGTGGGGCTGGACCGACGCGGCCACCCTCGCCCTGTTCGCCGTCGCAGCGGTCACCCTCGTCGTCTGGGTCCTGGTCGAACTCCGCGTCGCCGAGCCGATCGTCGACATCCGCCTCACCGTGCAGCGCACCCTGCTCCCCGTCTACGCGGCGAGCTTCCTGCTGGGCACCGCCCTCTTCGGCGCCCAGACCGCCCTGGTGCTCTTCGTGTCCTCACCCGCTGACAAGGTCGGATACGGATTCGGCTACGACGCCCTCGGAATCGCCTGGCTGATGCTGCCGTCCGGCGTCATGGCGTTCGTCGCCTCGCTGTTCGCCTCCCGGCTCTTCAAGCTCATCGGCGGACGCGGCACCCTCGGGCTCAGCGGCGCCCTCATGGCGGTCGGCTATCTGTTCCTGATCGCCGCCCACGACGACCCGTGGCAGTTCGTCGTCGTCAACGTCATCGTCGGCACGGGCGTCGGTCTCGCCCTCAGCGCGATGCCCGTCCTGATCGTCGACTCCAGCCCGCACGAGCGCACCGCCATCGCGACCGGGATCTACAACACCGCCAAGACCGTGGGCGGTTCCGTCGCGGGAGCCGTCTTCGCGGCCATCCTCACCGCCCTGACCTTCAAGGGCACCGAGATCCCGACGATCGACGCCTACACCACCGTGTGGTGGTGCTGCGCCGGAGTCTCGGTCCTCGTCGCCGTCGCCGCGGCGGTCGTGGCCCGCCCCGCGAAGTCCGCCAACTGAACCACCGCCCCGCCCCCTTGCACCCTCTCCAGGGAAGGAACAGCGCCATGCCCGCCCCCACCACCTCCGTACTCCTGTACAACGGCCTCCTCATCGACGGCACCGGGAGCGAACCGGTCCTCGACGGTGCGGTCCTCATCGAGGACGGTCTCATCCGGTGGGCGGGCCGCACCGCGGACAGTCCCGCCACCACGGCCACGACCCGGCGCATCGACGTACGCGGCGACGCGATACTCCCGGGCTTCATCGACTGTCACGTCCACATGGCGGCCCCCGGAACGGCGATGAGTCACGCCGAGATCGCCTCCCTGCCGCACAGCCTGCTCACCTTCCTGGCGGGGCCCCGGATGAAGCAGACCCTCGAAGCCGGCGTCACCACCGCGCGGGA
This genomic interval from Streptomyces sp. NBC_00464 contains the following:
- a CDS encoding MFS transporter; the encoded protein is MSRIQPTAGAGAPGLGATRVAAVVGFLVFVELTSGIIQGMMPTLLPELGSVLHVGAGDLNWVNAAQLLAAAVSVPLFGRLGDMYGHRRLLRIAVLCLAVGSVLVAWAPSFEVLLVGRVLQGPLAALLPLEIGLVRDRLDAAGARSAIAMLVGALTFGASAGMVISGLLREVISSVHGVLWIPAAATVLCAGVVFFLVPESKTRAEGRVDWAGAGLLSVGLATLLLGISQGPKWGWTDAATLALFAVAAVTLVVWVLVELRVAEPIVDIRLTVQRTLLPVYAASFLLGTALFGAQTALVLFVSSPADKVGYGFGYDALGIAWLMLPSGVMAFVASLFASRLFKLIGGRGTLGLSGALMAVGYLFLIAAHDDPWQFVVVNVIVGTGVGLALSAMPVLIVDSSPHERTAIATGIYNTAKTVGGSVAGAVFAAILTALTFKGTEIPTIDAYTTVWWCCAGVSVLVAVAAAVVARPAKSAN
- a CDS encoding amidase; its protein translation is MQQPFATLADAAAALRSGTVGSEELVTAALADAEVLDPLLGVYVTRFPERALAAARAADSLPAAERGPLHGLPLAVKDNLATVEGPATAQSPVHDPHWWRGLDAPAVARLRGAGAVVLGKTTMAEYAMGRPDPAHDFPVPRNPWDPERWTGGSSTGNGAGIASGLFLGALGSDTSGSVRLPAALCGATGLKTTFGLLPVDGCIPLSPSQDVLGPMAVTARDCGLLLGAMTGLPPRAPAPDGVRGLRIGVPYGLLDAPGVTAECRTAFQDALRTLRELGAEIREFDLPEFGGLLAVNAVTMLAEAFAAHSERLAADWDGHGRAFRRLAAAGGLVPAHLYLRAQRTREQLTAQLLARMDGPGGVDLIATPTWPAPARPYAQEAAPGEELNLTGVWNPTGFPALALPMGAGPTGLPLSLQLAGRPRSEHTLIAAGDAYQSATTWHLRRAAPDPGQRPTPLQDPDGGPAHTSPTPSAATPGDAFADAGAALAAIGITPGPADLAFARTVARSLLEADRRPAA